Proteins found in one Paenibacillus sp. FSL R10-2782 genomic segment:
- the cobD gene encoding threonine-phosphate decarboxylase CobD, producing MIEVYGHGGDRETAAATFGGAAADFVDFSANINPLGPPPEVLEVLQSALDTVVRYPDPGHRNFKNMLARRLHVPPESLSIGNGAAESMALLLLGLAPKRVGTVEPCFSEYAELAGKFGAEVSRVYGKASLQWKADVEDILQLMEQVDVLFLGQPNNPNGVQYGDQELRELAEAAGKTGTVLVVDEAFIDFIPLERQISLLPVLDRYPHVILIRSMTKFYAIPGLRLGYAVAHPDYIRRMTAKQVTWSVNGLALLAGEACLRSGEAYERRTQELIATERSRLLTALAEWGCGVIPGEANYVLARAPGTWSASAIQQALGQRGILIRSCAMYPGLTTSHFRIAVKDAEANGMLLSVLGEVLEEERRRDS from the coding sequence ATGATAGAGGTTTACGGTCACGGCGGGGACAGGGAGACGGCTGCGGCGACATTCGGCGGGGCGGCTGCGGATTTTGTAGATTTTAGCGCAAATATTAATCCGCTGGGTCCGCCACCGGAGGTGCTTGAGGTGCTGCAAAGTGCGTTGGACACTGTGGTTCGCTATCCAGATCCCGGGCACCGGAATTTTAAAAATATGCTGGCGCGGCGACTGCATGTTCCACCAGAGTCGCTGAGTATCGGAAACGGCGCGGCTGAGAGCATGGCGTTGCTGTTACTGGGACTGGCTCCCAAGCGTGTAGGCACGGTGGAGCCGTGCTTTTCGGAATATGCAGAGCTGGCGGGTAAATTCGGAGCCGAGGTAAGCCGGGTGTACGGCAAGGCCTCGCTTCAATGGAAGGCGGACGTGGAAGACATACTTCAGCTCATGGAGCAGGTGGATGTTCTGTTTCTCGGTCAGCCGAATAATCCGAACGGTGTACAATACGGCGATCAGGAGCTGCGCGAGCTGGCAGAGGCAGCGGGGAAAACCGGCACCGTGCTGGTGGTGGATGAAGCGTTTATTGATTTTATCCCGCTAGAGCGGCAAATTTCACTGCTGCCTGTGCTGGATCGGTATCCTCATGTGATTTTGATCCGGTCGATGACGAAATTTTATGCCATTCCAGGCTTGCGCTTGGGCTACGCGGTTGCTCATCCGGATTATATCCGGCGAATGACGGCCAAGCAGGTAACCTGGAGCGTGAACGGACTGGCGTTGCTGGCTGGTGAGGCATGTTTGCGAAGCGGTGAGGCGTATGAGCGCCGCACGCAGGAGCTGATTGCTACGGAACGTAGTCGTCTGCTGACCGCTTTGGCGGAATGGGGCTGTGGTGTCATCCCCGGTGAAGCGAATTACGTGCTGGCACGGGCGCCGGGGACGTGGAGCGCATCGGCCATTCAACAGGCGCTTGGACAGCGCGGGATTCTTATACGGAGCTGTGCCATGTACCCGGGGCTAACGACGAGCCATTTTCGAATTGCGGTCAAGGACGCGGAAGCCAACGGTATGCTACTGTCTGTATTGGGTGAAGTGCTGGAGGAGGAACGGCGGCGTGACAGTTAG
- the cbiB gene encoding adenosylcobinamide-phosphate synthase CbiB, producing the protein MTVSLIMMAAYLLDRLIGDPRWLPHPVIGMGHAISALEKAIRRRVHSDRGLKRAGLLLPLIVVGGSFALAWALLRWLAWIHPWLSIGAEMVLIATTIASKGLKDAGMAVYRELKAGDLPVARRELGMIVGRDTQQLDEPEIVRGTVETVAENIVDAIISPLFYALIGGAPLALAYRAVNTLDSMVGYKNEKYLHLGWASARLDDVANYIPARLTAGMLVVVAWIYRHDAGRSWRTVRRDARLHPSPNSGFPESAVAGALGIRLGGYNVYHGVRSFRAYMGEQVRPTEPDDIRHTIRLMFAVSSMFAGLCLFVSAGCYALGWTQ; encoded by the coding sequence GTGACAGTTAGCTTGATCATGATGGCTGCATATCTTCTGGACAGGCTGATCGGCGATCCGAGGTGGTTGCCACATCCGGTCATCGGCATGGGACATGCCATTTCTGCCTTGGAAAAGGCGATTCGCCGCCGGGTTCACAGTGACCGTGGTTTGAAACGCGCTGGCTTGCTGCTGCCACTAATTGTGGTGGGCGGCTCCTTCGCGCTTGCCTGGGCGCTACTGCGCTGGCTTGCCTGGATTCATCCGTGGCTGTCTATCGGCGCGGAAATGGTGCTGATCGCCACCACGATTGCTTCCAAAGGACTAAAGGACGCGGGAATGGCAGTCTATCGGGAATTGAAGGCGGGTGACCTGCCTGTGGCACGCCGGGAGCTGGGGATGATCGTCGGGCGGGATACGCAGCAGCTTGATGAGCCTGAGATTGTACGCGGTACCGTCGAAACAGTGGCTGAAAATATCGTGGACGCGATTATTTCCCCGCTTTTTTATGCCCTGATCGGGGGAGCACCCTTAGCGCTGGCTTATCGTGCCGTGAATACCCTCGATTCCATGGTTGGCTACAAAAATGAAAAGTATCTGCATTTGGGCTGGGCCTCGGCACGTCTGGATGATGTCGCTAATTACATCCCGGCACGCCTGACAGCGGGGATGCTGGTAGTAGTGGCGTGGATTTATCGGCATGATGCTGGACGTAGCTGGCGTACGGTAAGGCGAGATGCGCGGCTGCATCCCAGTCCGAACAGTGGCTTTCCAGAATCAGCAGTTGCGGGTGCGTTGGGAATTCGCCTCGGGGGCTATAATGTATATCATGGCGTGCGCTCCTTCCGTGCATATATGGGAGAGCAGGTACGACCGACGGAGCCGGATGATATCCGACATACGATCCGGCTGATGTTTGCCGTGTCCAGCATGTTTGCGGGATTGTGTCTGTTCGTGTCCGCCGGATGCTATGCATTGGGGTGGACGCAGTGA
- a CDS encoding histidine phosphatase family protein: MTLKHDFTEHPPWDLELVLVRHGTTLWNRERRYLGHSDLGLLPGAEQELEPLREKLQRYSFARIYCSDLIRCRQTLQIILPESELKPDNMSAWSAIMEPRLRELHFGEWDGKTYDMLKDEALYRAWINEPQRVTPPGGEPWKDFVNRLGEFLGSLYEWPKMMDVQKTELSDAPPSVLVVTHGGVIRQLACMLVPGHDFWSLNPKPGAAITIQLRLAQKLLEDLTTTRSTTSHLDLATGHKFTGWLVEQT; encoded by the coding sequence ATGACCTTGAAGCATGATTTTACAGAACATCCGCCATGGGATTTGGAGCTTGTGCTGGTACGTCACGGCACAACCTTATGGAACAGGGAACGTCGATATCTGGGGCACTCCGATCTGGGCTTGCTACCGGGAGCAGAGCAGGAATTAGAGCCTTTGCGGGAAAAATTACAGAGATATTCCTTTGCCCGAATCTATTGCAGTGACTTGATACGTTGTCGTCAGACCTTGCAGATCATTTTGCCAGAATCGGAACTGAAACCAGATAATATGTCTGCTTGGTCTGCCATCATGGAGCCACGTCTGAGAGAGCTTCATTTTGGGGAATGGGATGGAAAAACGTATGACATGCTCAAGGATGAGGCGTTGTACCGCGCGTGGATTAATGAGCCGCAAAGGGTTACGCCGCCGGGTGGAGAGCCCTGGAAAGACTTTGTGAACCGCCTTGGTGAATTTCTAGGCTCTTTGTATGAGTGGCCTAAAATGATGGATGTTCAGAAAACAGAATTGTCTGATGCTCCGCCTTCCGTTCTGGTCGTTACGCATGGGGGAGTGATTCGTCAGTTGGCTTGTATGCTGGTACCGGGGCATGATTTTTGGAGCCTGAATCCGAAGCCGGGAGCGGCCATTACGATTCAGTTGAGGTTGGCGCAAAAGCTGCTTGAAGATTTAACCACTACCCGTTCTACAACATCGCATCTGGATTTGGCTACAGGGCACAAATTCACCGGATGGCTGGTCGAGCAGACATGA
- a CDS encoding cobalamin-binding protein, whose product MAGNRIKVWTTGLLALVLAVVLSACGANGKNAENKGDQASQQPGQTATAQEPPGKTVYPLTIKDATGQEFTFKKAPDKIVSVSPAETEALFAIGLDKEIVGVSDYSDYPEAATKKPKVGGIMKPNEEAIIAANPEVVFAGISLSEQATTKLRDLGIMIFKTEPKTVEDVMANIELYGKITDHQKEARAVTDKMRADVAEVKNGVKNIGKGQKLRVYVEFSPGWTVGKGEFMDELISLAGGENVAATQKGWYQISEENIIAANPDVILYSKNVKDDKTGQTLGDIIKARSGWDQISAVRLNRVFAVDDNLISRPGPRVTEGLKEVAKGVYPEIFK is encoded by the coding sequence ATGGCAGGGAATAGAATAAAGGTCTGGACTACAGGCTTATTGGCTCTGGTCTTGGCGGTTGTGCTGAGTGCATGTGGAGCTAACGGAAAGAACGCTGAAAATAAAGGGGATCAAGCCTCACAGCAACCGGGACAGACGGCAACCGCTCAGGAGCCTCCGGGCAAAACGGTCTACCCGCTGACCATTAAGGATGCGACCGGGCAGGAGTTTACATTCAAAAAAGCGCCGGACAAAATCGTTTCCGTCTCTCCGGCTGAAACCGAGGCGCTGTTCGCCATCGGACTGGATAAGGAAATTGTCGGTGTATCGGACTATTCGGATTACCCGGAAGCAGCTACGAAGAAGCCCAAAGTGGGCGGCATAATGAAGCCGAATGAAGAGGCGATCATTGCTGCGAATCCGGAAGTCGTTTTTGCAGGGATATCACTCAGTGAGCAGGCGACAACCAAGCTGCGTGACCTGGGAATTATGATTTTTAAAACCGAGCCGAAAACGGTTGAAGATGTCATGGCTAACATCGAACTATATGGGAAAATTACCGATCATCAGAAAGAAGCGAGAGCGGTAACCGACAAGATGAGAGCCGATGTAGCGGAAGTGAAAAACGGTGTTAAAAATATCGGTAAAGGGCAAAAGCTGAGAGTCTACGTCGAATTTTCACCCGGCTGGACGGTCGGCAAGGGCGAGTTTATGGACGAGCTGATTTCTTTGGCGGGCGGCGAAAATGTGGCTGCAACGCAAAAAGGCTGGTATCAGATCAGTGAGGAAAATATTATAGCGGCCAATCCGGACGTCATTTTATACAGCAAAAATGTCAAGGACGACAAAACAGGCCAGACACTGGGCGATATCATCAAAGCCCGTAGTGGGTGGGATCAAATATCAGCTGTTCGTCTCAACCGGGTGTTTGCCGTGGATGATAATTTGATCAGTCGTCCGGGTCCGCGCGTAACGGAAGGTCTCAAGGAAGTGGCCAAGGGCGTGTATCCTGAAATTTTCAAATGA
- a CDS encoding iron ABC transporter permease: MNRRLIGFGGAGLALLLLTLLLCLGIGSAKLPVSQIAGILANHLPWLGETVTPDWNTSTEQIILKVRLPRVLLGMLVGAALALAGAGFQGVLRNPLADPYTLGVSSGASVGAAVLIYWGLQFSFVGVWTLPLVAFTTGMLTLWMVLTLAREGGKIPTQSLILSGVVMQSFLGAVVSFLTAMSKETVNEILYWTMGSLSLRGWSYTGILLPYVIIGLVFLWNRARVLNILALGERQAAHIGVHVDATKLSVLIVSTLLTAAAVSVCGVIGFVGLVVPHIIRLVTGPDYRMIVPLSALGGAIFMAWADTAARTLLAPTEIPLGVMTAFVGAPFFAYLLYRNKKLRRGGLL; encoded by the coding sequence ATGAATCGTAGGCTGATCGGCTTTGGAGGGGCAGGCCTCGCCTTATTGCTGCTGACGCTGCTGCTCTGTCTCGGCATCGGCTCGGCCAAGCTTCCCGTCAGCCAAATCGCGGGTATTCTGGCCAACCATCTGCCGTGGTTAGGTGAGACGGTCACACCGGATTGGAATACATCCACAGAGCAGATTATTTTGAAGGTCAGACTGCCGCGTGTGTTACTGGGTATGCTGGTAGGCGCAGCGCTTGCGCTGGCGGGAGCTGGATTTCAGGGTGTGCTGCGCAATCCGCTGGCTGATCCGTACACGCTGGGGGTATCCTCGGGGGCTTCGGTAGGGGCAGCGGTACTGATTTATTGGGGGCTTCAATTTTCGTTTGTAGGCGTATGGACACTGCCGCTGGTGGCATTTACGACCGGAATGCTGACGTTGTGGATGGTGCTGACGCTGGCGAGGGAAGGCGGCAAAATTCCGACGCAGAGCCTCATTTTATCGGGCGTGGTGATGCAGTCTTTTCTGGGAGCGGTCGTTTCCTTTCTGACAGCTATGTCGAAGGAGACAGTCAATGAAATATTGTACTGGACGATGGGAAGCCTCAGTCTGCGCGGCTGGTCATATACGGGCATTCTTTTACCTTATGTGATCATTGGACTGGTGTTTCTATGGAACCGGGCACGAGTACTGAATATTCTGGCTTTGGGTGAACGTCAGGCAGCTCATATAGGGGTTCATGTAGATGCAACGAAGCTATCCGTTCTCATCGTATCCACGCTGCTGACAGCCGCGGCAGTCTCGGTATGTGGAGTGATTGGCTTTGTAGGACTCGTTGTACCGCATATCATCCGTCTGGTGACGGGTCCTGACTATCGGATGATCGTTCCGTTATCTGCGCTGGGCGGGGCTATTTTTATGGCTTGGGCCGATACTGCGGCGCGTACATTGCTGGCTCCGACGGAAATTCCGCTTGGTGTCATGACAGCCTTTGTCGGTGCTCCGTTCTTCGCATATCTCTTGTACCGGAACAAGAAGCTGCGCAGGGGGGGATTGCTGTGA
- a CDS encoding ABC transporter ATP-binding protein — MKELGGPQKLRVRALEITSLSRDFGEFHALKNISWSIDEGDWWGIIGPNGSGKSTLLHLLSGVDHPTSGNVLVYGKKVSSYGRKELSRLVAVLQQEGLPPVGYTVREVVEMGRFPHQDWFGREKLEKEKGMDPGIITDRVLERLGLTSLADRPLDRLSGGQRQRVALAKVMVQEPQILLLDEPTTYLDLRYQLEFMELLAEWRRETGVTIISVLHDLNLTAQFCDDLLVLKDGMVTGLGASSELLTEEQIRHVYGVEPVMLPHPDSGVPQLLLRRRARDVSGQGERLE, encoded by the coding sequence GTGAAGGAGCTAGGTGGACCACAAAAGCTGCGGGTCCGTGCCTTGGAGATTACCAGTCTGAGTCGTGATTTCGGTGAGTTCCATGCGTTAAAAAATATTAGCTGGAGCATAGACGAAGGAGATTGGTGGGGGATCATCGGTCCGAACGGAAGTGGAAAATCGACGTTGCTGCATCTGCTTTCCGGTGTGGATCACCCCACTTCGGGCAACGTGCTTGTATATGGTAAAAAGGTCAGCAGCTATGGCAGAAAGGAGCTTTCCCGTCTCGTAGCTGTACTCCAGCAGGAAGGGCTTCCCCCGGTCGGTTACACGGTAAGGGAAGTCGTGGAAATGGGGCGATTTCCCCATCAGGACTGGTTTGGCAGAGAAAAGTTGGAAAAGGAAAAAGGGATGGACCCGGGAATCATCACGGATCGTGTGCTGGAGAGGCTAGGTCTTACCAGCTTGGCGGACAGGCCGTTAGACCGTTTGAGCGGGGGACAACGGCAGCGCGTGGCTTTGGCGAAGGTGATGGTGCAGGAGCCGCAGATTTTGCTGCTGGATGAGCCTACAACCTATCTGGATCTGCGCTATCAGCTTGAATTTATGGAGCTGCTGGCGGAATGGCGCCGGGAAACAGGTGTGACGATTATATCTGTTCTGCATGATCTCAATTTGACTGCCCAGTTTTGTGATGATTTGCTGGTGCTCAAGGATGGAATGGTTACAGGGTTAGGGGCTTCATCTGAGCTGTTAACAGAGGAACAAATACGCCATGTGTATGGTGTTGAGCCTGTAATGTTGCCTCATCCGGATAGTGGTGTGCCGCAGCTTTTACTGCGAAGACGTGCAAGGGATGTATCTGGTCAGGGTGAACGACTTGAGTAG
- the cobT gene encoding nicotinate-nucleotide--dimethylbenzimidazole phosphoribosyltransferase, which yields MNEKLRQLIASIAQPDGAAALAASEHLDQLTKPPGSLGKLESLAIQLASITGVDKPEFDHKTVMVMAADHGVCEEGVSAFPAEVTQQMLYNMLSGGAAINVLARHAGADVKVVDVGVNADVAHADLVDRKLRMGTANMAKGPAMLRTEAEQAVLAGAEAVAEAVKGGTRLFVTGELGIGNTTASAAVVCALTGLEPEIIVGRGTGVDSAGLTRKIAVVCRALDVNQPDGNDALDVLTKVGGLEIAALAGVILGAAAHRCPVVLDGFISGAAALAARTLAPASAAYMLASHASDERGHAAVLRELKLEPMLHLDMRLGEGTGGALSLHLIDAACRIMREMATFADAGVSDGQGAAQR from the coding sequence ATGAACGAAAAATTACGTCAGCTGATCGCCAGCATTGCACAGCCGGACGGGGCGGCAGCCTTGGCGGCCTCGGAGCATCTGGATCAATTAACGAAGCCACCGGGAAGTCTGGGAAAGCTGGAAAGTCTGGCTATACAACTGGCAAGCATTACAGGGGTGGACAAGCCTGAGTTTGACCATAAAACGGTTATGGTGATGGCTGCGGATCATGGTGTGTGTGAAGAGGGGGTCAGCGCCTTCCCGGCAGAGGTTACACAGCAAATGCTGTATAACATGCTGTCCGGTGGCGCGGCAATTAACGTGTTGGCACGTCATGCAGGCGCAGATGTCAAGGTGGTAGACGTGGGTGTGAACGCAGATGTCGCTCATGCGGATCTGGTGGACCGCAAGTTGCGTATGGGGACCGCGAACATGGCGAAGGGGCCGGCGATGCTGCGTACGGAAGCGGAGCAGGCGGTTTTGGCTGGAGCTGAAGCCGTGGCGGAAGCAGTCAAAGGCGGCACACGACTGTTCGTAACCGGAGAGCTGGGCATTGGAAATACAACGGCCAGTGCTGCGGTCGTGTGTGCTCTTACTGGGCTGGAGCCGGAAATAATCGTCGGTCGGGGCACAGGTGTGGATTCGGCTGGGCTGACCCGTAAAATAGCGGTCGTCTGCCGCGCATTGGACGTGAACCAGCCAGACGGGAACGACGCCCTCGACGTACTGACCAAGGTCGGCGGTCTGGAGATAGCCGCCTTGGCAGGCGTCATCCTCGGCGCAGCCGCTCATCGCTGTCCAGTCGTGCTGGACGGCTTTATCTCGGGCGCTGCTGCGCTGGCTGCGCGTACACTTGCGCCTGCAAGCGCAGCGTATATGCTCGCCTCGCACGCCTCGGACGAGCGCGGGCACGCGGCGGTGCTCCGCGAGCTCAAGCTGGAGCCGATGCTTCATCTGGACATGCGGCTCGGGGAGGGCACAGGCGGTGCACTTAGCCTGCACCTGATTGATGCGGCGTGCCGCATTATGCGCGAAATGGCGACCTTTGCCGATGCAGGCGTATCGGACGGTCAGGGAGCCGCGCAGCGATGA
- a CDS encoding bifunctional adenosylcobinamide kinase/adenosylcobinamide-phosphate guanylyltransferase: MKALVTGGARSGKSGFAERLCMSRAPRACYIATAQAYDVEMKERIALHRLQRESAGYDWQTLEEAQALPELLWRLGSGVEPRLAAQGDKPADEASASGASAAFSVAQPDDASPTGEGRSVLHSAARSAAAEQQIGSGTVDLHASQAPQPASAPMVLVDCLTFWLSNVLLAAGKDGDAASRAAMDELAIAVEQYPGPLVIVTNEVGDGIVPEYPLGRLYRDLSGMMNQRIARLCDEVFLVTAGIPVELKQLEYKL, encoded by the coding sequence ATGAAGGCGCTCGTGACCGGCGGCGCACGCAGCGGTAAAAGCGGCTTTGCCGAGCGATTGTGCATGTCGCGCGCCCCGCGCGCCTGCTACATTGCAACGGCGCAAGCCTATGACGTGGAGATGAAGGAGCGCATCGCCCTTCATCGGCTCCAGCGCGAGTCTGCCGGGTACGACTGGCAGACGCTGGAGGAAGCGCAGGCGCTGCCGGAGCTGCTGTGGCGCCTGGGCAGCGGCGTAGAGCCACGGCTGGCTGCGCAAGGCGACAAGCCTGCCGACGAAGCCTCCGCGTCGGGGGCATCTGCTGCGTTCTCAGTGGCGCAGCCTGACGACGCATCGCCAACAGGCGAAGGCCGCAGCGTTTTGCATTCTGCGGCGAGGTCTGCCGCTGCGGAACAGCAGATCGGCAGTGGCACTGTCGATCTGCACGCCAGCCAAGCACCGCAGCCAGCGTCCGCGCCGATGGTGCTGGTCGACTGCCTGACTTTCTGGCTGTCGAACGTGCTGCTGGCCGCAGGCAAGGACGGCGATGCTGCGTCCAGAGCTGCCATGGATGAACTGGCGATAGCTGTGGAGCAGTATCCGGGGCCGCTTGTCATCGTTACCAATGAGGTCGGTGATGGCATTGTGCCCGAGTATCCGCTTGGACGGCTATATCGGGATTTAAGCGGGATGATGAATCAGCGGATCGCCCGCCTTTGTGATGAGGTATTTCTGGTGACGGCTGGCATTCCCGTAGAATTAAAACAGTTGGAATACAAGCTATGA
- the cobS gene encoding adenosylcobinamide-GDP ribazoletransferase, with the protein MSGERQAMAAAFQFLSRLPVKAELDFSPELLKRSASYYPLVGMVIGLIVWCFAALASLILPPLPCAVLTLAVWVWLTGGLHLDGWMDAADALFSYRSRERMLEIMKDSRVGAMGVIACVLLLMLKASLLYTVLAERDLSGLLLLPLVWSRWFMVSAMKRWPKARNDDGLASRFADMSSRRAGLAVFWAVLITVCAAAGQCIIAGWFTGTGGMDLGNVSFTAYGESIFFHSGELAIWTGFLLLPLLANGVGSFTANRINRRLGGLTGDIYGALNELLETVLLLFIVILHGL; encoded by the coding sequence ATGAGCGGCGAACGTCAGGCAATGGCGGCAGCTTTTCAATTTTTGTCCCGTCTTCCAGTTAAGGCAGAGCTGGATTTTTCGCCAGAGCTGCTAAAACGTAGTGCAAGCTATTATCCGTTGGTAGGGATGGTCATTGGCCTCATCGTATGGTGTTTTGCAGCGCTTGCCTCTCTGATATTGCCACCGTTGCCATGTGCAGTTCTTACTCTTGCCGTTTGGGTGTGGCTTACGGGCGGGCTGCATCTGGACGGATGGATGGATGCGGCTGATGCTTTGTTCAGCTACCGTTCCCGTGAACGGATGCTGGAGATTATGAAGGATAGCCGTGTAGGAGCGATGGGCGTCATTGCTTGTGTGTTGTTGCTTATGCTCAAGGCTTCTTTGCTGTATACGGTGCTGGCTGAACGGGATCTGTCCGGCTTATTGCTGCTTCCGCTGGTTTGGAGCCGCTGGTTTATGGTAAGCGCGATGAAACGCTGGCCGAAAGCTCGTAATGATGATGGACTGGCATCGCGTTTTGCCGATATGAGCAGCAGACGTGCCGGCTTGGCTGTGTTCTGGGCTGTACTCATTACGGTGTGTGCCGCAGCAGGGCAATGTATCATTGCCGGATGGTTCACAGGAACAGGCGGCATGGACCTGGGCAATGTATCTTTTACAGCGTATGGGGAGTCCATTTTTTTCCATTCGGGCGAATTAGCCATTTGGACAGGCTTTTTACTGCTGCCGCTGCTGGCCAATGGTGTTGGAAGCTTCACAGCAAACCGTATTAACCGCCGTTTGGGAGGACTGACAGGAGATATTTACGGAGCCTTGAACGAATTGCTGGAGACCGTTTTATTGCTATTTATTGTAATTTTGCACGGACTGTAG
- a CDS encoding cobyric acid synthase, translating to MSNFEPSRTNPAAVLMLQGTASDVGKSVVTTALCRIFTQDGYHPAPFKSQNMALNSYVTEDGKEIGRAQGVQAEACGIEATTDMNPILIKPVKDMHSQIVVHGVPYAYMSASDYRKEFLPQAKQTVMDALNRLRDTYDIVLMEGAGSPAEINLKDRDIVNMNLAGWADAPVLLISDIDRGGVFASLVGTIELLEPHEVQRIRGFVINKFRGDLSLLQPGLDWLEERTGIPVLGVLPYLPDIRIEAEDSVVLDKKPKLSAKDKALDIAVIRYPRISNFTDTDALAAEPDVSVRYVTEAGELGVPDAIILPGTKDTIGDLLELRTRGVEQDIREAMNAGRTQLVGICGGYQMLGTALFDPEAVESGLPQQAEGLGWLALSTTFLKEKQTVRVQGTLSDHCPLLLNAPDSDSAPTTMIEGYEIHMGVTECVTELHAPSDGTEGMNPMHTLFHIRRGEGTTFEEGWGTADGKVWGTYLHGVFDNDRFRRSWLDGLRQAKGLAGLDSTFTVREAKEREFDRVAEVVRAHLDMDRIYRIMGMDF from the coding sequence TTGTCAAATTTCGAACCGTCCCGCACGAATCCCGCAGCGGTGCTTATGCTCCAGGGCACAGCATCGGATGTGGGCAAAAGCGTGGTGACCACTGCACTGTGCCGTATATTTACGCAGGATGGCTATCATCCCGCACCGTTCAAGTCACAAAATATGGCGCTAAATTCTTATGTCACCGAGGACGGCAAAGAAATTGGACGCGCTCAGGGTGTGCAGGCAGAAGCCTGCGGTATTGAAGCGACGACCGACATGAATCCGATTCTGATCAAGCCGGTCAAGGATATGCATTCACAAATTGTTGTTCACGGTGTGCCTTATGCATATATGAGTGCTTCCGATTATCGAAAGGAATTTTTGCCGCAAGCCAAACAGACGGTCATGGACGCGCTGAATCGGCTGCGTGATACCTATGATATTGTGCTTATGGAAGGGGCAGGCAGTCCGGCAGAAATTAATTTAAAGGACCGCGATATTGTAAATATGAATCTTGCAGGTTGGGCGGACGCTCCAGTGCTGCTTATTTCGGATATCGACCGGGGCGGTGTTTTCGCCTCCCTAGTAGGAACGATTGAGCTGCTGGAGCCGCATGAGGTGCAGCGTATCCGTGGATTTGTCATTAACAAGTTCAGAGGGGATCTGTCCCTGCTTCAGCCGGGATTGGACTGGCTGGAGGAACGAACCGGTATTCCTGTACTCGGCGTGCTGCCCTATCTACCGGATATCCGCATTGAGGCAGAGGATTCTGTGGTGCTGGACAAGAAGCCCAAGCTGTCTGCAAAGGATAAAGCGCTGGACATCGCGGTCATTCGTTATCCGCGTATTTCCAATTTTACAGACACGGATGCTTTGGCCGCAGAGCCGGATGTGAGTGTACGTTATGTCACGGAGGCCGGAGAACTGGGGGTACCTGACGCTATTATTTTACCGGGGACGAAGGACACGATTGGCGATCTGCTTGAATTGCGGACAAGAGGTGTGGAGCAGGACATTCGGGAGGCTATGAACGCGGGACGCACGCAGTTGGTTGGCATTTGTGGAGGCTATCAGATGCTCGGCACAGCCTTGTTTGATCCCGAAGCGGTCGAATCTGGGTTGCCGCAGCAGGCAGAAGGGTTGGGCTGGCTGGCTCTATCCACGACCTTTTTAAAGGAAAAGCAAACGGTACGCGTACAGGGAACCTTGTCTGATCACTGCCCATTGTTGCTAAATGCACCCGATTCGGATTCTGCTCCCACGACGATGATTGAAGGCTATGAAATACATATGGGCGTCACGGAGTGTGTTACGGAACTACACGCGCCTTCAGATGGCACCGAGGGAATGAACCCAATGCACACCTTATTCCATATCCGTCGCGGCGAGGGAACCACCTTTGAGGAGGGTTGGGGAACAGCGGATGGTAAAGTATGGGGTACCTATTTGCATGGTGTGTTTGATAATGATCGTTTTCGCCGTTCCTGGCTGGATGGATTGAGACAAGCCAAGGGCTTGGCAGGGCTGGATAGCACCTTTACCGTACGTGAAGCCAAGGAACGTGAGTTTGACCGTGTTGCAGAGGTGGTGCGGGCTCATTTGGACATGGACCGAATCTACCGCATTATGGGGATGGACTTTTAA